Proteins from a single region of Saccharospirillaceae bacterium:
- a CDS encoding sulfite exporter TauE/SafE family protein, giving the protein MAELFASDGYNYFINSRITEYMLSTDPIFWLLAIIGVIFTGISKSGLAGGAGVVAVPLLALVISVPEAAALMLPLLLIMDVRTISMYRHAIKSYRSIATIVIAGLLGVIIAGSAMGSLPTESLQWILAILCISFALWNQLAPMLAKLPGSAMIWGTLAGITSTLLHAGGPPISIYFLAQQLEKQQWLGQAAIFFAMINFSKLIPYTINGSWSAELLTTSAVLIPFALLGVSLGYRIQKLISQDNFMLMCRGMLLISGVSLLMK; this is encoded by the coding sequence GTGGCCGAGCTGTTCGCCAGTGATGGATACAACTACTTTATTAACAGCAGGATAACTGAATATATGTTGAGTACCGACCCGATCTTCTGGCTGCTTGCCATTATTGGTGTCATTTTCACCGGGATTTCAAAATCCGGACTGGCCGGTGGTGCTGGGGTTGTAGCAGTGCCACTACTGGCATTGGTTATCTCAGTACCGGAAGCAGCGGCACTGATGCTGCCACTGTTACTGATTATGGATGTACGCACCATCAGCATGTATCGCCATGCCATTAAAAGTTATCGCTCAATTGCCACCATCGTTATCGCCGGACTGTTAGGCGTCATTATTGCCGGCAGCGCAATGGGGTCACTGCCAACCGAAAGTCTGCAATGGATTCTGGCAATTCTGTGCATCAGCTTTGCACTTTGGAATCAACTGGCACCGATGCTGGCGAAACTGCCGGGGTCTGCCATGATTTGGGGCACACTGGCAGGCATCACCAGTACATTGCTGCATGCCGGAGGACCGCCCATCAGTATTTATTTTCTGGCGCAACAGCTTGAGAAACAACAATGGCTAGGTCAGGCCGCTATTTTCTTTGCCATGATCAATTTCAGTAAATTGATTCCGTACACAATTAATGGCAGCTGGTCTGCTGAACTGTTAACCACCAGCGCAGTCCTGATTCCTTTTGCATTACTGGGGGTTAGCCTCGGCTACCGTATCCAGAAATTAATTTCTCAGGATAACTTTATGCTGATGTGTCGGGGGATGTTGCTGATATCTGGCGTGAGCCTGTTGATGAAATAG
- a CDS encoding pirin family protein — MLYFRPGNARGRANFGWLNSQHSFSFGHYYDPKHMGFSALRVINDDSVAPGAGFDTHGHRDMEIISYVLEGAIEHKDSMGHSYIVPAGDVQRMSAGTGVTHSEFNHSKQHNLRFLQIWIQPNKLGITPGYQQQKIEQRGKLTPLVTPDGSDGSLSIQQDVSLYRVALNRGESLQLDTLQRPGYFHLIEGSVNINDHQLMAGDALGAFEESLQLNAQEPLIALWFDLPITE; from the coding sequence ATGTTGTATTTTCGTCCCGGCAATGCACGTGGTCGTGCAAACTTTGGCTGGCTTAACAGCCAACATTCGTTTTCTTTTGGTCACTATTACGACCCCAAACATATGGGATTTTCTGCGCTACGCGTTATTAACGACGATAGCGTGGCACCGGGAGCCGGTTTCGATACCCACGGCCACCGCGATATGGAAATTATTTCCTACGTACTGGAAGGCGCTATCGAACACAAAGACAGCATGGGACATAGTTATATTGTCCCTGCCGGAGACGTTCAGAGAATGAGCGCGGGAACGGGTGTTACTCACTCTGAATTTAATCACTCAAAACAACACAATCTGCGTTTTCTACAGATTTGGATTCAACCAAACAAACTCGGTATCACACCGGGCTATCAGCAACAAAAAATTGAACAAAGGGGTAAGCTGACACCGCTGGTCACACCCGATGGGTCTGACGGCTCATTGTCCATACAACAGGATGTCAGCCTTTATCGTGTTGCGTTGAATCGCGGTGAATCACTGCAACTGGATACTCTGCAACGCCCGGGATATTTTCATTTAATTGAAGGTAGCGTGAACATAAACGATCATCAGTTGATGGCCGGAGATGCCTTGGGAGCCTTCGAAGAATCGCTGCAACTCAATGCCCAAGAACCACTGATTGCATTATGGTTTGATCTGCCCATCACCGAATAA
- the cynS gene encoding cyanase yields the protein MDKIVMTEAIVLAKKEQGLSWEKIAGDLGFSPVWLTSACLGMNSAPQEKAVAIAEYLQLDAEVAAALLAYPTKKWDQTVPTDPLIYRLYEIVGVYGETLKEVIQEKFGDGIMSAIDFSMDIEKQPDPKGDRVILTMNGKFLPYKSW from the coding sequence ATGGATAAAATAGTGATGACTGAAGCCATTGTTCTGGCAAAAAAAGAACAAGGTCTGAGCTGGGAAAAAATAGCTGGCGACCTTGGTTTCTCACCGGTGTGGCTCACCTCAGCCTGCCTGGGAATGAACAGTGCACCACAAGAAAAGGCCGTGGCAATTGCCGAGTATTTGCAATTGGATGCCGAAGTGGCTGCCGCATTACTGGCCTACCCAACAAAAAAATGGGACCAGACGGTACCGACTGATCCTCTGATTTATCGCCTGTATGAAATCGTTGGCGTTTATGGCGAGACGTTAAAAGAAGTGATTCAGGAAAAGTTTGGTGATGGCATTATGAGTGCAATCGACTTTTCTATGGATATTGAAAAGCAACCAGACCCAAAAGGAGACCGAGTTATTCTGACTATGAACGGAAAATTCCTGCCTTATAAATCCTGGTAA
- a CDS encoding LysR family transcriptional regulator has translation MQKTTLEQWRMFKAVVDAGGFNQAASKVHKSQSSIHHAVSKLEEALAVKLFEVEGRKTLLTEAGKLLLRRGEYLLDEVSRIEAVAASVSSGVESELRIAVDGAFPQTIVYCALEKVSSLFPQIRIDIIDTVLSGTNELIQNRKADIGLSGFQMPSGLNEEICTLEFVAVAHKDHPLHQFNRPLSHEDLKSYRQIITRDSASENRRSSGWQGSEQRWTVGSLRASFDLISQNLGFAWLPFPLVKDVLEQGLLKRLPLTEGEFRSTSFYLNYQDKDKLGPAAREFIGELRLLTLDMPISDD, from the coding sequence ATGCAAAAGACCACACTCGAACAATGGCGTATGTTTAAGGCCGTCGTTGATGCCGGCGGCTTTAACCAGGCGGCAAGTAAGGTACACAAAAGCCAGTCAAGTATTCACCATGCAGTGAGCAAACTCGAAGAGGCACTGGCGGTAAAGCTGTTCGAAGTTGAAGGACGGAAAACGCTGTTAACTGAAGCCGGAAAATTGCTGTTGCGCCGGGGCGAGTATCTACTCGACGAAGTATCCCGTATCGAGGCGGTTGCGGCTTCGGTCAGCTCAGGGGTGGAATCAGAATTACGTATTGCCGTCGATGGTGCCTTTCCGCAAACCATTGTGTACTGCGCGCTGGAAAAAGTATCGTCGTTATTCCCTCAGATCCGTATTGATATCATTGATACGGTGTTGTCAGGTACCAACGAACTCATACAGAACCGTAAAGCCGATATCGGATTATCCGGTTTCCAGATGCCGTCCGGCCTTAACGAAGAAATCTGTACTTTAGAATTTGTTGCCGTTGCTCACAAAGATCACCCACTGCATCAGTTTAATCGCCCGCTCAGCCATGAAGATTTAAAATCTTATCGTCAGATTATTACCCGCGACTCCGCCAGCGAAAACAGACGCTCATCTGGCTGGCAGGGTTCTGAGCAACGCTGGACCGTAGGCAGTTTGCGCGCGTCATTCGATTTAATCAGTCAGAATCTGGGATTTGCCTGGCTGCCCTTTCCTCTGGTTAAAGATGTCTTAGAGCAAGGTTTACTAAAACGTTTGCCATTAACTGAAGGGGAATTTCGCAGTACCAGCTTTTACCTGAATTATCAGGATAAGGACAAGTTAGGGCCGGCAGCTCGTGAGTTTATCGGCGAGCTGCGATTGCTGACTCTTGATATGCCGATATCGGATGATTGA
- a CDS encoding formate/nitrite transporter family protein, translated as MFLFPFSMIMGGEFTVYDYLIWNELPTALGNLFGGLFLVGLPLYLTHVRTSPARQLA; from the coding sequence CATGTTTCTGTTCCCATTTTCCATGATTATGGGCGGTGAATTCACCGTTTACGACTACCTGATCTGGAACGAACTCCCGACCGCACTGGGCAACCTGTTTGGCGGCTTATTTCTGGTTGGTTTACCGCTGTATTTAACTCATGTCCGTACCAGCCCTGCACGTCAATTGGCGTAA
- a CDS encoding type B 50S ribosomal protein L31, producing MKPGIHPEYRDVLFHDTTIDQYFIIGSTVQTNRTEEYQGKTYPYMTIEVSSASHPFYTGKQRTAQTDGQIAKFNKRFKRPAK from the coding sequence ATGAAGCCAGGTATCCACCCTGAATATCGAGATGTGTTGTTTCACGATACGACGATTGACCAGTATTTTATTATTGGTTCAACCGTTCAAACCAATCGTACTGAGGAGTATCAGGGGAAAACTTACCCTTACATGACGATTGAAGTGTCCAGTGCTTCTCACCCTTTTTATACTGGCAAGCAGCGTACTGCTCAGACAGACGGCCAGATTGCTAAGTTTAATAAACGTTTTAAGCGTCCTGCTAAATAA
- a CDS encoding alpha/beta hydrolase: MKTTPLLFTAMLLAFVFGLVRGQYAQVGHWLYTNVTDLEASLYGFEQDQIDIGEMSLALYKTPDAETKPTIVMLHGYSADKDVWARFAKHFVDDYQVIIPDMAGHGDSPYQPQWDYSMPTQAKRLATLLDRLNIEQAHVIGNSMGGFLTATFAIDYPQRVLSATMVDPAGVIPPQASDMMKMLEKGNNPFLIKNRAEFDDFYAMTMAQPPYLPDIVLEAIGQSYIDRHDQLEKIFHDFHSSDYLEAKLNQLTAPALLWWGDKDRLLHVSSVPVWQAGIKHLQTEIWPGIGHMPMVEKAATAAEKYQDFLTSIE, encoded by the coding sequence ATGAAAACTACCCCGCTGCTGTTCACGGCAATGCTGCTGGCGTTTGTATTTGGCCTGGTTCGCGGTCAATACGCTCAGGTCGGCCACTGGCTTTACACCAATGTGACCGATCTGGAAGCCTCTCTATACGGCTTTGAGCAAGATCAGATTGATATTGGTGAGATGTCACTGGCGTTGTATAAAACCCCTGATGCAGAAACCAAACCGACCATTGTTATGCTACACGGCTATAGCGCAGATAAAGACGTATGGGCCAGGTTTGCCAAGCACTTTGTTGACGACTATCAAGTGATTATTCCCGATATGGCGGGTCACGGTGACTCGCCGTATCAGCCACAATGGGATTACAGCATGCCAACCCAGGCAAAACGCCTGGCTACCCTGCTTGACCGATTGAACATTGAGCAGGCCCATGTCATTGGTAATTCCATGGGAGGCTTTTTGACCGCTACCTTCGCCATCGATTACCCACAACGCGTGCTGTCAGCCACGATGGTCGATCCGGCTGGTGTCATTCCACCACAAGCCAGTGACATGATGAAAATGCTGGAAAAAGGCAACAATCCTTTTCTGATAAAGAACCGAGCCGAGTTCGATGACTTTTACGCCATGACCATGGCACAACCGCCTTATTTGCCAGATATCGTTCTGGAAGCCATTGGCCAGAGTTACATCGACCGCCACGATCAGTTAGAGAAAATCTTTCATGACTTCCATTCTTCCGATTATCTGGAAGCGAAGCTTAACCAGTTAACAGCACCTGCGCTGTTATGGTGGGGCGATAAAGACCGCCTGCTACACGTCAGCTCGGTACCGGTATGGCAAGCAGGCATAAAACACCTTCAAACCGAAATCTGGCCTGGAATTGGTCACATGCCTATGGTGGAAAAAGCCGCCACTGCTGCGGAGAAATACCAGGACTTCTTAACGTCAATCGAGTGA